The Deinococcus gobiensis I-0 genome includes the window AGGCAGACCGCCGAGCGGATCAGGAACTTGGCTTACAGCTCGAGACCTCAGTCCCCATCTACGGGACTCGTCGGTGACGTCACAGAGATGGGGGGCACGGAACACAGATGAACCCTGGGGTTGTGTTGCCCCGCCATTTTTCCGCTGAGTTCAGCCGCACAGTCCCTGGCTCGTCTCAGGAAGGAGGGAGCGCCATATCTCAAGTTGCACGCATCAGCTTGACAGTACTCCTACTTAGGCAGACTATGTAGACAGACAGAGCTCTGGCTGGGCCGCAACCGGGTGGGACGCCGCCGGGCCAACGCCCATATTTTTCTGTGGAGGTCCCATGAACCCCGACCTGCTGCGCGGCAACCTTGACCTCATTCTCCTCTCGCTTCTCGAAGAACGCCCGCTCTACGGCTTCGCCATCATTCAGGAGGCCAAACTCCGTACGGACGGCTACTTCGACTTCAAGGAGGGCAGTCTCTACCCGGCCCTGCACCGGCTGGAGCAAGACGGCCTGATCGCCGCGCACCTGGGCGAGATGGGCCGCAACGGCAAGCCACGCCGGTATTACGCCCTGACCGACCCGGGCAGGCAGGCGCTGGGGGCCAAGCGTAAAGAGTTCCGCAGCTTTACCGGCGCGGTGGGCCGCCTGACGGGTGGGGGGATGGGATGACCGGGCACCTGTGGGGCCTGCGAAGTCAGGCAGCGTTGCAACTGTACCTGCGCCGCGCGACCTGGGGCCTCCCGCTGGCCCGACGGCAGACAGTGTGGGACGAACTCGAAG containing:
- a CDS encoding PadR family transcriptional regulator translates to MNPDLLRGNLDLILLSLLEERPLYGFAIIQEAKLRTDGYFDFKEGSLYPALHRLEQDGLIAAHLGEMGRNGKPRRYYALTDPGRQALGAKRKEFRSFTGAVGRLTGGGMG